The genomic window AGGGCCCGGGGCATCGTTGAAGAGATAGCCGGCATCGCGTCCCGCCTGGGCTGCGATCCGCCTCAACGCGCCGTCGTGGAGCCCTTCGATGCTCCCGCTGACGACGCCTTGCCCGTCCCTCTCGGCGGGCAGCCAGGCGACGGCCGCGACTCGGAGCGAGGAGCGGAGCACGTTGGTCGCCAGCGACTGGAAGCGGGCCGGCGGGTCGGAGACTCGCATCCGACGGATGAGACGGCTGATCACGGCCCGATCGGGCTGCTCGTCGTCCGGGGCGGCCGGGCCCGACTGCTGGGAGGCGGGGTGATACGGGGTCCCCTTCAGGCGTGCGAGGAATTCCTGCCCCCAAGCCCTGAGCGCCGGCTCCGGACAGGCCGGCCCCCACGCGAGCTCGTCGCGGCGCAGCGAGGTCGCCCCCGGGTCGCCCGGGGAGGCGGCAAGCTCGGCCGCCCGCGAGCTCCGGAATCCCGCGAAGAGGACGACCTCCGACCCTTCGTGCGCGGAGAGTGGCAGCAGCAGCCAGGCCCGCCCGGGGTCGTCCTCCGGATGCCACACCGACGCCCTGCCTTGACGCAACGCCGGTGCATCGAGGGCGTCCAGGAGTTCGGGCCGGACCTCCGGCAGATCATAATCCCTGACTCCCAGGGCGAGCAGCCATCTCCTCCTTCCCCGGTCGAAGATCCCGACCGCCGCGCCGAATTCGCGGGCCGCCAGCTCGGCGATCCCCGACGCCCAATCGCTCCGGCCGCCGCACGCTCGGCGTGCGGGCACTTCCTCCATCAGCGGGCGGTTCGTGATCCTGGACAACCCCTCGAGCGACATCATACGACCTCGTCAGGATGAGCCTGGCCAGAGGGACCGCCACGATTGCGTATCGCCGACCACCGTTGCGACGGCTGCCCTAATCCGTGCGACGAGCGAGATTCTACCCCTCCACAAGCGCGGCGAGTCCGAATTGCGAAGGTTCCAGTCAACCCTAGGACATCTTTCCCGCCTTGTGCGGAACTCCCGTTCGTACCGGGATGGATTCTCGAATCATGATGCTTGTGAGACATCCGCCACGACGAAGCCTAGGTTTCAAACATGGGAGCATCGTTCACCCTGGATGGCCGCCCTCGCCCGTGCACGAGGCATCGCACGCCAGGGGCCCGGCCGATGGGCCGTCCACTCGAGAACATGTCATGCCCGGACGACGCCACGGCGATGAGAGTTCCTCGATGGACCTGAAGGACCGCACCAATGCCCGCAAGCCGGGTGGCGGGCCGGAGGGAGGCGGGCCGCGGCCCGTCGGTCCGAGGAGGTATGAGTCGGACGCGGGGCCGCTGCCCTGGGATGCCTGGAACCTGCCCGCCGAGTCCGCCGAGAGCCTGTCGAACTCCGCGGAATCCACGGTGCTGAGGTCACCCTTCTCCCCGCGTTGCTTACGCCGCTCCGACCTGCCGCATTCTCCACAGCATCCGCAGATCAAAGGAAGCGACGCCGCATCGTCCGCGTCTGCCGGCGAACCCCCCGCGGGCTCGAACGGCGTGAGGCTCGGCCGCGGACGGCTCCCCTCCGTCGGCGACGAGATCGGCGGCTTCCGGCTGGTCCTGGAGCTCGGGCGAGGGGCGTTCGCGAGGGTCTTCCTCGCCGAGGAGGCCAGGCTGGCGGGGCGGCTGGTCGCGGTCAAGATCTCCCGGGCCGAGGGGGACGAGCCCCGGATGCTGGCCCGCCTCCACCACGCCAACATCATGCCCGTCCATTCGGTCCACGATGACCCCGCCACGGGCCTGCGCGTCCTCTGCATGCCCTATTTCGGCGGCGCGAACCTGGCCCAGGTGCTGAACCATTCCTGGGGATTCGCCCAGCCCCGGCCGAGCGGCAAGGGCCTGGTGGAGGCGATCGACGAGCTCAGCCATCGGATCCCGGAGGAGCTCCGTGCCGATGCGTCCTTCTCGCGGCGATGTCGGTCCCGGACGTCGCCGTCCTCGCGAGCGGGCGGTGCGTTACAACCGTCGATGAGGGCCCACGCCTGCGCCAACCCGGCCGAGCCGGTCCGGGCGTCCGAACGGTTCCCTTCCGGCTTCCGATCGCTGGTCGGCCGCCTGGTCGGCGGCGGGCAGTCAAGCCCGTTGCCCGCGGAAGCGGAGAAGGAAGCCTTCGTCCCGTCGCGGATGTTCCTCCGGAACGCCGACGGGCTTCACGCGGCGGTCTGGATCGCCGCCAGGCTCGCCGAGGGGCTGGATCACGCCCATTCACACGGCCTCCTCCATCGGGACCTGAAGCCCGCCAACATCCTCATCGCCGCCGACGGCACCCCCATGCTCCTCGACTTCAACCTCGCCGCGGTGCGTGACGAGGACGGTCGGGACGGCGACGGGGCGAGCCGGGCGGCACTCGGCGGCACCATCCCATACATGAGCCCGGAGCACCTCGATGCCCTGGACGCCGCCGGCACGACCACGCCCGACCAGGTCGACGAGCGGTCCGACCTCTACTCCCTGGGGCTGATCCTCTTCGAGATGATCGCCGGCGTGCATCCGTTCCTTGAG from Aquisphaera giovannonii includes these protein-coding regions:
- a CDS encoding HD-GYP domain-containing protein, whose product is MMSLEGLSRITNRPLMEEVPARRACGGRSDWASGIAELAAREFGAAVGIFDRGRRRWLLALGVRDYDLPEVRPELLDALDAPALRQGRASVWHPEDDPGRAWLLLPLSAHEGSEVVLFAGFRSSRAAELAASPGDPGATSLRRDELAWGPACPEPALRAWGQEFLARLKGTPYHPASQQSGPAAPDDEQPDRAVISRLIRRMRVSDPPARFQSLATNVLRSSLRVAAVAWLPAERDGQGVVSGSIEGLHDGALRRIAAQAGRDAGYLFNDAPGPHPGRGAGALGRYACMPAGSAGWLIAMNPLDDRLFDAYDVDRMQFVASLISTQSSNARIHAELKELVFGIILALSTAIDAKDPYTSGHSERVARIAMRLAEELGFPPDKRSDLYLAGLLHDIGKIGVDDVVLKKEGPLSPEEYRKIQAHVEIGVTILRDLKTLHHILPGVRHHHESLDGSGYPDHLSGEDIPLEARILAVADSFDAMSSNRPYRKRLTPGQIDEVLKKGRGKQWDARVVDALFACRMDVEAIRQKGLGESLVGAVDHTLGRH